One window from the genome of Spirosoma rhododendri encodes:
- a CDS encoding DUF2279 domain-containing protein, translating into MKQAIRTVGLLLFCLLLLAQTVRAQVPLIGLATTAPADPGGIREGRFIGVIAGTAAFYTITLLMLRKQWYKKRVPFHSFNDNAEWLQMDKIGHATTAYCMSRGGYELMRWSGVDERASILTGGLLALLFQTTLEIYDGHSEGWGFSKGDMIANVAGTALFMGQQYGAGQQVVNLKYGFRKTIYPPFRPNLLGRTTGQQMLKDYNGQQYWLSVNLASVLPVGPAFPGWLNLDVGYSGSGMIGGHENPKVFDASGSEIKFNRHRQFFMSPDADLSRISTFSPSLQRFIGTVQFFKLPAPSLEFSRPNGFRFHPLILPKE; encoded by the coding sequence ATGAAACAGGCAATTCGTACGGTTGGGCTGCTGCTATTCTGCCTGCTGTTGCTCGCCCAGACGGTGCGGGCGCAGGTACCACTGATCGGGCTGGCTACGACTGCTCCGGCCGACCCGGGGGGAATTCGGGAGGGGCGATTTATCGGCGTTATAGCGGGTACTGCTGCTTTTTACACGATCACACTGCTGATGCTCCGTAAGCAGTGGTACAAGAAGCGTGTGCCATTTCACAGTTTCAATGACAACGCTGAGTGGCTGCAAATGGACAAGATTGGCCACGCAACGACGGCCTATTGCATGAGCCGGGGCGGCTACGAACTGATGCGCTGGAGTGGGGTCGATGAACGGGCAAGTATCCTGACCGGTGGGCTGCTCGCGCTGCTGTTCCAGACCACCCTTGAAATATACGACGGACATTCGGAAGGGTGGGGGTTCTCGAAAGGCGACATGATTGCCAATGTGGCTGGCACGGCCCTGTTTATGGGTCAGCAGTACGGCGCGGGGCAGCAGGTCGTCAATCTCAAATACGGGTTCCGCAAAACGATTTACCCGCCGTTTCGCCCCAACCTGCTCGGCCGCACAACCGGTCAGCAAATGCTCAAAGACTACAACGGCCAACAATACTGGCTGTCGGTCAATCTGGCGTCGGTGTTGCCCGTCGGCCCTGCGTTTCCGGGCTGGCTGAATCTGGACGTGGGCTACAGCGGCAGCGGCATGATTGGCGGTCATGAAAACCCGAAGGTTTTTGACGCCAGTGGAAGTGAGATCAAATTCAACCGACACCGCCAGTTCTTTATGTCGCCCGACGCCGATCTGTCCCGGATCAGTACATTCAGCCCTTCGTTGCAGCGGTTCATCGGTACGGTTCAGTTTTTCAAATTACCGGCCCCGTCGCTGGAGTTTAGCCGACCCAACGGCTTTCGTTTCCACCCACTCATCTTACCAAAAGAATAG